A stretch of Dysidea avara chromosome 5, odDysAvar1.4, whole genome shotgun sequence DNA encodes these proteins:
- the LOC136256536 gene encoding kelch-like protein 25, producing MKWIKCQDLPVPMKLAYGTVINDIVYIGGGDCPDYNDEYYVFAYNLRENKWTKLPAALPQCCGVVVNINDVVTVIGGRDYNTSVATNKVLTLEEDKWTTLYGDMKCARNRPLVVPYRQYTIVAGGQDEDGVVQDSIEYFNTNTNQWTKTKTCLPKPMWNISATTCNNSIITTGYNGTGNNRYNTTYITTIDSIVQSHDDNNKWSELHHTPYWYTTIVPHTTPPVIVGGQDGQGKTQDNIMLYDDTSNSWRTVGSLPIRCTQTTVVTINNNIIIVGGCSDVRNNETARATSLSSVMIGQLDRV from the coding sequence ATGAAGTGGATCAAATGTCAGGACCTTCCAGTACCAATGAAGTTGGCATATGGTACTGTCATCAATGACATAGTCTATATTGGTGGAGGGGACTGTCCAGATTATAATGATGAGTATTATGTGTTTGCCTACAACCTGAGAGAGAACAAGTGGACTAAACTACCAGCTGCTCTCCCACAATGTTGTGGAGTTGTTGTCAACATCAATGATGTGGTAACAGTGATTGGTGGGAGGGACTATAATACTAGTGTTGCAACTAATAAAGTACTAACACTAGAAGAAGATAAATGGACTACCTTATATGGTGATATGAAATGTGCAAGGAACAGACCTTTAGTAGTACCATACCGCCAGTATACTATTGTAGCTGGTGGTCAAGATGAAGATGGTGTAGTACAAGACAGTATAGAATATTTTAATACTAACACTAATCAATGGACCAAAACTAAAACATGTCTCCCCAAACCAATGTGGAACATTAGTGCTACCACCTGCAACAACTCCATAATCACCACAGGATATAATGGTACAGGTAACAATCGTTACAATACAACATACATTACTACTATAGATAGTATAGTACAATCTCATGATGATAACAACAAATGGAGTGAACTACACCATACACCATATTGGTACACTACCATTGTCCCCCACACCACACCTCCTGTTATTGTAGGGGGACAGGATGGACAAGGTAAGACACAAGACAACATCATGTTATATGATGATACTAGTAACAGTTGGAGGACAGTAGGATCCCTCCCCATCAGATGTACCCAAACAACAGTAGTTACTATAAATAACAACATCATTATTGTTGGAGGATGCAGTGATGTTAGGAATAATGAGACTGCTAGAGCTACCAGCCTCTCCAGTGTGATGATTGGACAGTTGGATAGagtataa